The Methanobacteriaceae archaeon genomic interval AATAATTAAATCAATTACTTTTAATTTTAATTATAATTTAAATTATTTATTAAGGGACTTGTTTAACATGAATATCAGTGTTTTAAGATTAGATCATCGCCGAAGAAGAGATGCTAGAATCACCACCCACGTTTGCCTTACAGCTAGGGCCTTTGGGGCCAGTGAAGTGATTTTAAGTGGAGAAAGAGACAAAAAACTCATGGAAAATGTGGAAGACGTTCGAGAAAGATGGGGTGGATCTTTTAAGGTCTCCTATCAAAAGAACTGGGACAATTTAATTGAAGAATGGCAGAAAAATGGTGGAGAAGTTATACATCTCACCATGTACGGTACACCGGTCCAGGCAGCAGTTCCTGAGATTCAAAAAAGTGAAAAAGATAAACTTATAGTTGTGGGCGGGTCTAGAGTCCCTACCCCAGTTTATAAGGCCGCAGATTGGAATGTTTCGGTCACCAATCAGCCCCATTCTGAAGTTTCCTCACTGGGCGTATTCATGCACATGCTAATGGATGGAAAGGAGTTTGATCTGGACTTTAAAGGGGGGAAACTGGAAGTAGTCCCTTGTGCTGAAGGAAAACAGATTATAACTCATGAAGAGTTTGATTAAATTTTTAATATTAATTTAATATTTAATCAGATAATATCCTAATCTTTATTTTTATCCTTATTTTTTAATTTTTTATGTTTTTTAATCAACCATTAACCTTTATTCTAATTATCTTATCATCACCCACCTTGGGAACACCCCGGCCATCATAATTACTGGTACTGATATACAAATAACCATCATGCGCCACCACATCCCTTATACGGCCCAAATTATTAAATAATTCTGCTTCACTAAGCATTTTCTGTCCACTATCATCCAGAAAAATCTGTCTTAGTTGATTACCTCTAAGGCCGGCCACATACAAATTTCCCTGGAAAAAGGTAATTCCAGACGGGGCTAAAGTAAAGTTTGTGTAGAAGATAAGTGGATTTTTATATTTGCCCGTTAAATTATCTCCTTCTTCTAATGGCCAACCATAATTTCCCCCTTTTACAATGATATTAATCTCATCATTCATGGTCTGCCCATGTTCGGATGAATACATGGTTCCATTGTCACTCCAGGTTATTCCCTGAGGATTCCTATGGCCATAGGACCATACATAATTTTTAAATGGATTATCAGTTGGCACAGAACCGTTTTTATTTAAACGAAGTATTTTACCAGCCAGAGAATTTACATCCTGGGCCAGATCTCTTTGAGAGGCATCGCCAGTAGTTGCATATAATTTACCGTCTGGCCCGAATTTAAGTCGGCCTGCATCGTGAGTTGATGCACTGGGGATGTTATCTAACAAAACCGTTTCATTTTCCAGTTTTTGATTTAAATTGAATCGAGAAATACTATTAGAGTCATTATCGGTATAATAAACATAGACATATTTGTTTTTAGAAAATTCTGGATCTACTGCCAACCCTAAGAGTCCTGATTCTCCTTCAGCCTTAACCGAGATATTACCCACTACAATAAGTGATTTACCATCCCAAGTACTGATTTTTCCATTCCGTTCGGTGAATATCATTGTTCCATTAGGCAGAAAATCAATGGCCCAAGGAGTATTAAGATTTTCCAAAACTACTTCTGATTGAAATCCTTTTTGATTGGCTGTTTGAGGCCATGTGACAAACATGATTAAAATAAAAGCTATTAAAATAATTATAATCCCAATGATTAATTTTTTATTCAATTTAAAACCCCTTTTTTCCCCGAATTTATATTTTTAGATAATATACTAAAATTAAAATAAGCAATTGAATTTATTTTAAATAAAAAGGCCAAATCTTAGTAATATTATTTAGTTTAGTTATTTCATATAATTTTCTATATTGAATAAAATAATAAATCGTGAATTGATTAAGGAGAATTTAATAGCAATTAATTTAACTCATATCTGGTGATTAAATGTTAAAAATAATTGACCATCTATTAGTTCAGGAAAAATTAACCAAAATAAGAAAAAAAGGAATTAATTCGGCCCATTTCAGGAAAGGGATTATTGAAATTGGTAGATTAATGGCCTATGAATTTGCTAATACATTAGAAAAAGAAAATATCAGCGTGGAAACACCATTAGGCCAGGCTAAGGGAATAGAAATAAAATCAAGAAAAGATATCGTTATTATCACCATATTAAGAGCTTCTTTACCCCTAACCAATGGCATATTGCGGGTTTTTCCAGAAGCACAGTATGGAGTGATTGGGGCCTGGAGACGTGACGAACCTCCCTTTGAAGTATGCATGGATTACCTCAAAATACCAGATTTAAATGATAAAATCGTGATTGTAGCAGATCCCATGCTGGCCACTGGAAATACTATGGAATTAATACTTAAAAAACTGGAAAGGTTTGGAAATCCCCAAAGACTGGCTCTATTTACTGTAATAAGCTCTGAACCAGGATTAGAAAAAATAATGGAAAATAATCCAGAACTGGAAATTTATACCTGTTCTGTGGAAAAAGAATTGAATGATGATGGATATATTGTGCCTGGCCTGGGAGATGCTGGAGATATTGCCTTTGGCAAGCCATCCAAATAGTTTTGGATATTATCCATAAGCATATTATCAATAAATAGACTGTCCATGGGCCACAGCTACAATTCCTGGAATTTCTTCAACTTCCAATTCAAATATGGCCTCCATTCCTTCTTCTTCAAAGGCCGCAACTTTTTTTGATTTTACTTTGCTGGTTAAAAGTGCTGCTACCGGTGGTGTTACCACAAATATAGCTCCGGCATCACCTAAAGATTTTGCAGTATCCTCACTTAGATTTCCTTTACCTATATGGATTAAAAGGCCTGCTTTGGCCATATAGGGCATGTTTCCCTCGATTTCTTCTTTGTTACTGGTGGTGGGTGCGATTCCCGCATCACTAACTGCACTATGCATCAGGGCCGCTCCTTGAATATCAATTGAGTTTTCACCATTTTCAATTGATTTAACCAGTCTTGGTAAAGCAGCATCTCTTCCAGTAAGCATTTTTCCACTTAAAAGAATCTGATCACCAACTTCCAAATCGTCAATTATTTCTTTAGTGGTGGGAATAGTAATTTTTTTCATTTTAAAACCTCATGAGCTATAAAATTATTTTACCTAAAATAGTTATAGAAAAATAAAAAATATTATTCCATAGTCCAATTTCACCATATCAATATACCTTGATTATAATTAATTTTAGGAATAATAAAAAGTAGGAAAATATAATCCATATTAATTTAATTATAGCTATTTTAAATATTTTCAAGGGTATCCATGAATTCAATTATATGTTCCCGTTTTATATGGGGCATTAGTACTACCCTTATGGCCGGAGGGCATGATGAAATAGAGACTGCCCATCCTTGAGCTTCAAGTTTTTCAGCCAACTCCTGAGCCAGCATTTGCTTAGAATTAAATGCAACTATATTCAATTCCTGTGAACTGACTAGTTCAAATCCTGCTTTGACCAGATTACTGGCTAAAAAGTCTGTTATTTCCATGGCCCTGGCCGCGAGTTTTGCATAACCTTCCCTACCCATATACTTCATTACAGCCCAAGTAGCAGCCGAAGAAGCACCAGTTCTGGTACCGGCAATAGTGGACTGCTGTTTTTCAGTGAGGTATGGAGTATCAATGTTCATGACATCCAGATACTCTTTTTCCCGAAACAAGATACATCCTGATGGAATAGGGGCCAAACCCATCTTATGAGGATCAATGGTAATTGAAGAAACTCCTTCCAGAGAAAAATCAAAATCAGGAAGTTTATATCCAATTTCTTTTAAAAAAGGTATTAAAAACCCTCCGAAGGCCGCATCAACATGTAGATAAATATTAGAATCCAAACAAATTTTGGAAAGTTCAGATATAGGGTCAATTTTACCTAGTTCCGTGGTTCCAGCCACACCAACTACTGCAATAGTATTTTTGGAGAGATTTTCCTGAAAACAATTCAAATCCATGCGATATTCGTCAGTCAATTCAACTTCTTTTAATTTTAAACCCAAGATATCGGCAGCCTTTTTAAAAGAAAAATGAGCAGATTTAGGAACCACAATCTCGAGAGTTCCATTTAATTCTTCACCCATAGTATTTTGGACCATATTCCTGGCTGCTCGCATGGCCATGAGATTAGCTTCCGTGCCACCAGTAATTACATGCCCATAAACATCTTTTTTGCCTAAAAGTTCACCTAGCATAGAAATTACTTCATTTTCCAGTGCTTTAGTACCTTTAAAAAGGCCAGGATCTCCCAAATTAGATTCTAAAAAATCACAATATACTTCCTTAGCAATAGGATGCGCACAGGTGCACATGGAACCTAATATTTTGCCGGAAGAATACTTTAGATCCTTTTTCTTGAACTCCTGAAGCGTTTCAAAGACCTGGCACTTGCT includes:
- a CDS encoding tRNA (cytidine(56)-2'-O)-methyltransferase, whose translation is MNISVLRLDHRRRRDARITTHVCLTARAFGASEVILSGERDKKLMENVEDVRERWGGSFKVSYQKNWDNLIEEWQKNGGEVIHLTMYGTPVQAAVPEIQKSEKDKLIVVGGSRVPTPVYKAADWNVSVTNQPHSEVSSLGVFMHMLMDGKEFDLDFKGGKLEVVPCAEGKQIITHEEFD
- a CDS encoding PQQ-dependent sugar dehydrogenase gives rise to the protein MNKKLIIGIIIILIAFILIMFVTWPQTANQKGFQSEVVLENLNTPWAIDFLPNGTMIFTERNGKISTWDGKSLIVVGNISVKAEGESGLLGLAVDPEFSKNKYVYVYYTDNDSNSISRFNLNQKLENETVLLDNIPSASTHDAGRLKFGPDGKLYATTGDASQRDLAQDVNSLAGKILRLNKNGSVPTDNPFKNYVWSYGHRNPQGITWSDNGTMYSSEHGQTMNDEINIIVKGGNYGWPLEEGDNLTGKYKNPLIFYTNFTLAPSGITFFQGNLYVAGLRGNQLRQIFLDDSGQKMLSEAELFNNLGRIRDVVAHDGYLYISTSNYDGRGVPKVGDDKIIRIKVNG
- the upp gene encoding uracil phosphoribosyltransferase — protein: MLKIIDHLLVQEKLTKIRKKGINSAHFRKGIIEIGRLMAYEFANTLEKENISVETPLGQAKGIEIKSRKDIVIITILRASLPLTNGILRVFPEAQYGVIGAWRRDEPPFEVCMDYLKIPDLNDKIVIVADPMLATGNTMELILKKLERFGNPQRLALFTVISSEPGLEKIMENNPELEIYTCSVEKELNDDGYIVPGLGDAGDIAFGKPSK
- a CDS encoding fumarate hydratase C-terminal domain-containing protein — encoded protein: MKKITIPTTKEIIDDLEVGDQILLSGKMLTGRDAALPRLVKSIENGENSIDIQGAALMHSAVSDAGIAPTTSNKEEIEGNMPYMAKAGLLIHIGKGNLSEDTAKSLGDAGAIFVVTPPVAALLTSKVKSKKVAAFEEEGMEAIFELEVEEIPGIVAVAHGQSIY
- the mfnA gene encoding tyrosine decarboxylase MfnA, with translation MDKTGLSKCQVFETLQEFKKKDLKYSSGKILGSMCTCAHPIAKEVYCDFLESNLGDPGLFKGTKALENEVISMLGELLGKKDVYGHVITGGTEANLMAMRAARNMVQNTMGEELNGTLEIVVPKSAHFSFKKAADILGLKLKEVELTDEYRMDLNCFQENLSKNTIAVVGVAGTTELGKIDPISELSKICLDSNIYLHVDAAFGGFLIPFLKEIGYKLPDFDFSLEGVSSITIDPHKMGLAPIPSGCILFREKEYLDVMNIDTPYLTEKQQSTIAGTRTGASSAATWAVMKYMGREGYAKLAARAMEITDFLASNLVKAGFELVSSQELNIVAFNSKQMLAQELAEKLEAQGWAVSISSCPPAIRVVLMPHIKREHIIEFMDTLENI